Proteins co-encoded in one Marinomonas sp. IMCC 4694 genomic window:
- a CDS encoding copper chaperone PCu(A)C, with amino-acid sequence MKKVIASLLLAVSPLAFSAQLDISRTNLKANTPGSDNTAAYMLVENLTDKDVRIVSAASDVAEFTELHSHRMDGDRMIMRQEKYIDVDAGETVRFVPNGYHIMLINLKKRMKHGEVEDITLIYDDGTSQTVPFTVIDPRKAG; translated from the coding sequence ATGAAAAAAGTCATAGCATCTTTATTGCTAGCGGTGAGCCCACTGGCGTTTTCCGCTCAGTTGGATATTAGCAGAACAAACCTTAAAGCCAACACGCCGGGCAGCGATAACACAGCCGCTTATATGTTGGTTGAAAACTTAACAGACAAAGACGTGCGTATTGTGAGCGCCGCATCGGATGTAGCGGAATTTACTGAGCTGCACAGTCATAGAATGGACGGCGATCGAATGATCATGCGTCAGGAAAAGTACATTGATGTTGATGCAGGAGAGACGGTACGCTTCGTACCAAATGGCTACCACATTATGCTGATTAACCTGAAGAAACGCATGAAACATGGCGAGGTTGAAGACATCACCTTGATATACGACGATGGAACGTCACAAACGGTTCCATTTACTGTAATAGACCCAAGAAAAGCCGGGTAA
- the cyoE gene encoding heme o synthase gives MFKDYVSLTKPGIIFGNLIAAASGFFLAAKGNIDWFLLLIVLIGTACIVAAGCIINNYVDRDIDLKMSRTKDRALAQGRISVGSALFMALVLGTIGFALLHLYTTVYAVLFGAIGLLVYVGLYTLKYKRNSVYGTLVGSLSGACPPVMGYVSVSNGFDVGAAILLLTFCFWQIPHSYAIAICRFDDYKAANIPVLPVKYGIQTARYHMYVYIVAFAVAALFLFERGFVGNVYALVITLMSIYWIYLVKAGYNVDDEKAWGRRLFVFSIIMIMVFSVLISVDYVNYEPVGLAFTHYLSMVIA, from the coding sequence ATGTTTAAGGACTATGTTTCGCTGACCAAGCCAGGCATTATCTTCGGAAATCTCATAGCCGCTGCAAGCGGCTTTTTCCTAGCTGCAAAGGGTAATATTGATTGGTTTTTGTTGCTCATTGTCTTGATCGGTACGGCGTGTATCGTGGCGGCTGGCTGCATTATTAACAATTACGTTGATCGTGATATTGATTTAAAAATGAGTCGCACTAAAGACCGTGCACTCGCACAAGGTCGTATCAGCGTGGGTTCTGCGTTGTTTATGGCGTTGGTCTTGGGTACCATCGGTTTTGCATTATTGCACCTTTATACAACGGTTTATGCTGTCCTGTTCGGTGCTATTGGTCTTCTCGTTTATGTGGGTCTTTATACCTTAAAATACAAACGCAATTCGGTGTATGGAACACTTGTGGGTAGCCTGTCAGGCGCTTGCCCTCCTGTTATGGGCTATGTCAGCGTCAGTAATGGCTTTGATGTGGGCGCCGCTATCTTATTGTTGACCTTCTGTTTTTGGCAAATACCGCATTCTTATGCCATCGCAATCTGTCGTTTTGATGATTACAAAGCCGCCAATATCCCAGTTCTGCCGGTAAAATACGGCATACAGACGGCAAGATACCACATGTACGTGTATATCGTTGCGTTTGCTGTGGCCGCTCTGTTCCTGTTTGAAAGGGGTTTTGTGGGCAATGTCTATGCTTTGGTCATCACGCTGATGAGCATCTATTGGATTTATTTGGTTAAAGCCGGATATAACGTAGACGACGAAAAAGCATGGGGACGCAGATTGTTTGTTTTTTCGATCATTATGATCATGGTGTTTAGCGTATTAATCTCGGTTGATTACGTTAACTACGAGCCAGTTGGCTTGGCATTTACTCATTACTTATCAATGGTTATTGCATAA
- a CDS encoding TlpA family protein disulfide reductase, with product MMFKNASFATKMLAIALLPVATFVMVMLLRSTPSFEAVSGQSYSWKSDQWTLVNYFAEWCQPCLEELPELNELAQAGELRVFGISYDRLPDQEIKDLIIRHQIQFPVLTTKSLEALPISLPAVLPTTYIVSPGGEVVDVLYGKVTIEGIHVLLEKHKL from the coding sequence ATGATGTTTAAAAATGCCTCGTTTGCTACTAAAATGCTCGCGATAGCGCTGTTACCCGTCGCTACTTTTGTGATGGTCATGCTGTTGCGCAGCACACCCTCTTTCGAGGCGGTTTCAGGTCAGTCTTATAGCTGGAAGAGCGATCAGTGGACGTTGGTCAATTATTTTGCTGAGTGGTGTCAGCCTTGTCTGGAAGAACTCCCAGAGCTGAATGAATTAGCACAAGCGGGTGAATTACGCGTTTTTGGGATCAGTTACGACCGGTTGCCCGATCAAGAGATTAAAGACTTAATAATTCGTCATCAGATCCAATTTCCGGTGTTAACTACGAAGTCTTTGGAAGCTTTGCCGATCTCATTACCTGCCGTATTACCCACCACTTATATCGTGTCTCCAGGCGGAGAAGTAGTGGATGTTTTATACGGCAAAGTAACGATCGAAGGAATACACGTTTTATTAGAAAAGCATAAGCTTTAA
- a CDS encoding tannase/feruloyl esterase family alpha/beta hydrolase produces the protein MKARLRSIMPVAALLVFISHGLHAETIECLALPAAAPEGVALNAVMMSADEQVKSRYCLVTGVMAHRMSEDHQPYAIHFELRLPNVWQGRFAYQFNDGNENQNGRFTPALGRVTGQESPQYAINQGFAVVSGNGGFRSTGLTSISQSKAINPDSGLINKVIFGHDPEARRDFGYGVVETLTPVARQLIEHYYQAPIQYAYGLGQSNGGRMAMVAASRFPSMFNGLIAGSPGFNAPKAALQHPWDVQALHRVNDTINQALSPRDLTLFAHHLLKQCDGLDGLNDDMIFAAEACQTAFNPKALVCKSNFDRDCLPLNKVAALIRMHRGPHNAKNQALYASWPYDTGIRSANWRFWKIESGFPAWDDKPAAVAIGAAALAHLYTTPFLDVSGDVYALEKYLQTFDFDKDAPKIYATNTVFNESAMTLMTPPDVMKPQLTEFKQQGGKMLLFHGNSDPVFSVHDTLRWYNDLNFMHEGRAAECVRLYRIPGMPHGQGGASADQFDVLQPLISWVEHNQPSEAIIAKTRFNNPEITARMSGMSRPLCPHPAYAKYIQGDFLKAGAFQCVVSR, from the coding sequence ATGAAAGCGCGGTTACGTTCCATAATGCCTGTGGCGGCCTTACTGGTTTTCATCAGCCACGGGCTTCACGCAGAGACGATCGAGTGTTTGGCATTACCGGCTGCGGCCCCCGAGGGGGTTGCTCTTAATGCGGTAATGATGTCGGCTGATGAACAAGTAAAAAGCCGTTACTGCCTTGTCACGGGCGTCATGGCGCACCGTATGAGTGAAGATCACCAGCCGTATGCTATACACTTTGAACTGCGTTTGCCCAATGTATGGCAGGGGCGATTTGCGTACCAATTTAACGACGGCAATGAAAACCAAAATGGCAGATTTACTCCGGCACTTGGCCGTGTTACGGGTCAGGAAAGCCCCCAATATGCTATTAATCAAGGCTTTGCTGTGGTATCTGGCAATGGTGGTTTTCGCTCAACAGGTCTGACTTCGATCAGCCAGAGTAAAGCCATCAATCCAGACTCGGGATTAATAAACAAGGTGATCTTTGGTCACGACCCCGAGGCACGTCGTGATTTCGGCTATGGCGTCGTTGAAACACTGACCCCCGTTGCTCGCCAATTGATCGAGCACTACTACCAAGCGCCCATCCAATACGCCTATGGCCTAGGTCAGTCCAATGGTGGGCGAATGGCGATGGTTGCCGCGTCGCGTTTCCCCAGCATGTTTAACGGCTTAATCGCCGGTTCCCCTGGATTCAATGCCCCTAAAGCGGCACTGCAACACCCGTGGGATGTTCAAGCGCTGCACCGAGTGAATGACACCATCAATCAAGCCCTAAGCCCTCGTGATCTGACCTTGTTTGCGCATCACCTCTTGAAGCAGTGCGATGGTTTAGATGGCCTTAACGACGATATGATTTTTGCGGCTGAGGCGTGTCAAACGGCCTTTAATCCTAAAGCGCTTGTGTGCAAAAGTAATTTTGATAGAGACTGTCTGCCGCTCAACAAAGTCGCTGCGTTAATTCGCATGCACAGAGGGCCACATAATGCGAAAAACCAAGCGCTATACGCCAGTTGGCCTTACGACACGGGCATTCGCTCTGCAAATTGGCGTTTTTGGAAAATAGAAAGCGGTTTTCCAGCATGGGACGATAAACCCGCTGCCGTTGCCATAGGAGCCGCGGCTTTGGCCCATCTTTATACCACGCCTTTTTTGGATGTTTCGGGGGACGTTTACGCACTCGAAAAATATCTACAGACATTTGACTTTGATAAAGATGCGCCAAAAATTTACGCAACAAATACGGTATTCAACGAGTCGGCCATGACCCTCATGACGCCGCCAGATGTGATGAAACCACAGCTTACCGAGTTTAAACAGCAAGGCGGTAAAATGCTGCTGTTTCATGGTAACAGCGACCCTGTGTTTTCAGTTCATGACACCTTGCGCTGGTACAACGATTTGAACTTTATGCACGAAGGACGTGCAGCAGAATGTGTGCGTCTGTATCGTATTCCGGGCATGCCTCATGGGCAAGGCGGCGCTTCTGCCGATCAATTTGATGTGCTCCAACCCCTTATATCTTGGGTGGAGCACAATCAACCCTCCGAGGCTATCATCGCTAAAACGCGATTCAATAACCCTGAAATTACCGCTCGAATGTCGGGTATGTCCCGCCCCTTATGCCCTCACCCTGCTTACGCAAAATACATTCAAGGTGATTTTTTGAAAGCGGGCGCTTTTCAGTGTGTTGTGAGCCGTTAG
- a CDS encoding SCO family protein gives MNESRVLKISVFVAVFFSIFIIVFYATTTTRPIGEKYKPLSELGGPFTLHTKEGPFSLSDVEGKVAVVYFGFLSCTEACPASIGVVQAAYKQLTVEERNGVQFLFISVDPDRDSLNDLYDFGDYYDNDLIALTGSEEEIDKVTSDYGVFFELTDLEGSALGYTVDHSSRFYMIDKTGKLFTTMSHSTTPSELAARIKQLQNKAVTAS, from the coding sequence ATGAATGAATCTAGAGTGTTAAAAATATCTGTTTTTGTGGCTGTTTTTTTCTCTATCTTTATTATCGTGTTTTACGCCACGACAACAACTCGTCCAATTGGAGAAAAGTACAAACCGTTGAGCGAGTTGGGTGGTCCTTTTACTTTGCATACTAAAGAGGGACCTTTTTCCCTTTCTGATGTCGAGGGGAAAGTGGCCGTCGTGTATTTTGGTTTTTTGAGCTGCACCGAGGCGTGTCCTGCGTCTATTGGTGTGGTTCAGGCGGCGTATAAGCAATTGACGGTCGAAGAACGTAACGGTGTTCAGTTCTTGTTTATCAGTGTTGATCCCGATCGCGACTCTTTGAATGATTTGTATGATTTCGGTGATTATTACGATAATGATTTGATTGCCTTAACGGGGTCAGAAGAAGAGATTGATAAAGTGACCTCTGACTACGGTGTATTCTTTGAATTAACCGACTTAGAGGGTTCTGCACTTGGTTATACCGTCGACCACTCTTCTCGTTTTTATATGATCGATAAAACAGGCAAATTGTTCACGACCATGAGCCACAGCACAACACCCAGTGAGCTCGCAGCGCGTATTAAACAACTGCAAAACAAAGCGGTTACTGCTTCTTAA